GGACATTCTCGAGCACGGTGAAGTGGTCGAAGAGATTGAGGATCTGGAAGGAGCGGCAGATGCCGAGCCGCGCCCGCCGGTCAGGGCTGAGCCTCGTGATATCCCCACCGTTGAAGATGATCTGGCCCGCGTCCGGGGCGAGGAAGCCGGTCAGCAGGTTGAAGCACGTGGTCTTCCCCGCGCCGTTGGGTCCGATGAGGGCCGACAGCCGCCGCGGCGCGAACGCCAGATCCACGCCGTCCAGCACGACGTGGCCGCCGAAGGCCTTGCGAAGTCCGCGCACGGCCAGGAGGGGCGCGCTCACCGCGCCTCTCCCGTGCGGGCCGCCTCGGCCTCGTCCGTGTCGTGGAACGCCGGCGGCTGGCGGAGGCGCTTGACCACGCCCAGGATGCCCTCAGGCATGAACAGGATGATCGCCATGAAGAGGCCGCCGTACAGCAGCATCCAGTGGTCGGTGAGGGTTGAGAAGACGTCGCGCAGCACGAGGAATACGGCCACGCCCAAGACGGGTCCGTAGAAGCTTGCGAAGCCGCCGCCGATGAGACACATGAGCACGACATTGCCCGACTGCTGCAGGCTCATGGGCTCGGGGAAGGCGCCGAAGCGTGCGAGCGCGTAGAGGCCGCCGGCCAGACCCGCAAAGGCGCACGAGAGGGTGAAGGCGGCCCACTTGTAGCGCGGGGTGTCGTAGCCGACGGCCCGGGCGCGCGTCTCGCTCTGCTTGATGGCGCCGATGACCTGGCCGAAGGGGGAATGCACGATGCGCCATAGGAGGATCGTCGAGGCCACGAAGAACGCGTACACGAAGTAGTAGAGGGGGAGGTTGCCGCGGAGGTCGATGCCGCCGACCGAGAGCCGCTGGAGCCCGGTGAGGCCGTCCTCGCCTCCGGTCCAGGTGTCGAGGACGAAGACGAGGAACCAGAACATCACGCCGAAGGCGATCGTGAGCAGCGAGAAGTAGATGCCGCGCTTGCGCGCCACCAGCAGGGCGACCACACCGCCGCAGGCGGCGGTGGCGAGGATGCCGATCAGGAGCGGGAGCCAGAGGCCGCCCGTCACCCACTTCTGGCTCGCGGCGAAGAAGTATCCGGCCATGCCGAAGAAAGCGCCGTGGCCGAAAGCGGGCAGCCCGGTGTAGCCCAGCAGGAGGTTGTAGCCGAGGGCGAAGATCGCCCAGATCATCACCTCGGTGCCGAGGTAGGTGTAGCCGCCGATCCACGGCAGGATGGCCGGCAGCACGAGGAAGACGCCGAACATGGCGAGCATCGGCGGCGGCGTCCAGTCGTCGAGGGCGGCGCGCACGGCCTCAGAGCTCGAGCATGCTCTTCTGGCCGCGGAGGCCCCTCGGGCGCCAGAGGAGAACCGTTGTCATGAGGAGATACATCACGAGGATCGAGCCCCGCGGCACGACCAGGTTGCTCAGCCCGCTCGTGAGCCCGAGCAAGAGGCCCGCGATCACGGCGCCCGAGAACGAGCCGATGCCGCCGATTACCACCACGATGAAGGCCGGCATGACGGCTTCGGCGCCCACGGTCGGCTTGAGGCTCCACATCGGCGCGGCGATCACGCCCGCCACGCCCGCCATGGCGGCGCCGAGCGCGAAGACCAGGCTCCGGAGCCGCGTCAGGTTGATGCCGAGCGCCCGCACCATCTCGTGGTCGTGCGCGCCGGCCTTGATCATGGCGCCGTACGGCGAGCGCTCGAGGAAGGCCCACACGAGCACCAGCAGCAAGATCGCCAGCACCGCCACGAGCACCCGGTACTTCGAGTAGAAGAGGAAGCCCCAGTGGAAGGGGCCGGCGACGAACGCGGGGGCGCTCACGGTGTAGCCCCGCGGGCCCCACACGATGCGAATGATCTCCTCGAGCGCCAGCGCGGCGCCGAAGGTGAAGAGCAGGCCGAAGAGCGGGTCGCGCCCGTACGTGCGCCGGACGCCCAACTCGAGGAGGAGGCCGACGCCGCCCACGATGACCGGCGCCAGCAGGAGCGCGCCCCACCAGCCCACGTACGGGCCCAGCGCCAGCGCCGAGTAGCCGCCGAGCGCGAAGAGGACGCCGTGGCTGAAGTTGATGACTTCCATGGTGCCGAGGATAAGCATGAAGCCCAGCGCGATGAGGGCGTAGAGCAGGCCCAGCACCACGCCGTTCAGGAGCTGCGTGACGAGCTCGGCCAGATCGGGCATGGATGGTGGTCGTGCCCCCTCACCCCGGCCCTGCGGCCTAGGGTGAGGGGGCTTGGCCCTACCCGCCGTACACCGGCGTCTCGGCGAGGGACTGCATCTTGCACTTGCTGATGCTCTGCGGCGGCGCCGCCACCTCGGGCGCGACCTCGCTGATCATCTCGATCATGTCCCACTTCTCTTTCATCTCGCCTTCCTTCTTGGTCTTGGCGAGGTAGAGCATCTGCCCGACCAGATGATCCCACGGCCGGATGGTCGAGGGGTACTTGCGGAAATTGTCCTTGATCACGTGGCCCTCGAGGGTCTTGATGACGTCGTGGTTCTTCGTCGTGCCGGCGCGCTCGATCGCCCGCAGCAGCTCGCGCGTGGCGATGTAGCCGTTCGAGGAGACATTGTCCGGCACGGGGATCGGGGCGCTCGCCCAGCGCTTCTTGAAGCGCTCGGTGAACTCCTTGACGCCGGGCTCGTTGAGCGTGTAGTGCCAGGTCGTGCAGAAGTAGCCGAAGGCCTTCTTGGGCCCGAGCGTGACCATGTCGGGAAAGTCCTGCTGCGGGAAGACCCAGGCCGCGTCCTTGTCGGAGCCGAACTCGTAGGCCTG
This Candidatus Methylomirabilota bacterium DNA region includes the following protein-coding sequences:
- a CDS encoding branched-chain amino acid ABC transporter permease; amino-acid sequence: MRAALDDWTPPPMLAMFGVFLVLPAILPWIGGYTYLGTEVMIWAIFALGYNLLLGYTGLPAFGHGAFFGMAGYFFAASQKWVTGGLWLPLLIGILATAACGGVVALLVARKRGIYFSLLTIAFGVMFWFLVFVLDTWTGGEDGLTGLQRLSVGGIDLRGNLPLYYFVYAFFVASTILLWRIVHSPFGQVIGAIKQSETRARAVGYDTPRYKWAAFTLSCAFAGLAGGLYALARFGAFPEPMSLQQSGNVVLMCLIGGGFASFYGPVLGVAVFLVLRDVFSTLTDHWMLLYGGLFMAIILFMPEGILGVVKRLRQPPAFHDTDEAEAARTGEAR
- a CDS encoding branched-chain amino acid ABC transporter permease; this translates as MPDLAELVTQLLNGVVLGLLYALIALGFMLILGTMEVINFSHGVLFALGGYSALALGPYVGWWGALLLAPVIVGGVGLLLELGVRRTYGRDPLFGLLFTFGAALALEEIIRIVWGPRGYTVSAPAFVAGPFHWGFLFYSKYRVLVAVLAILLLVLVWAFLERSPYGAMIKAGAHDHEMVRALGINLTRLRSLVFALGAAMAGVAGVIAAPMWSLKPTVGAEAVMPAFIVVVIGGIGSFSGAVIAGLLLGLTSGLSNLVVPRGSILVMYLLMTTVLLWRPRGLRGQKSMLEL